TCCCATTGCGAAGGCTGGAAGATAAAACAGAAACCGTATTACCACACTTACATTGGCAAATCCATTTTATGCGGCTGCCGGGTGCCGTTTCATCCCTGCGTAGCACTTTCAGGCGTCCAAAAGTTTGACCTGTCAGATCAATCAGGGAGGGGGAGCGCTGGTGTTTGAGACAGCCACATGACCTTGTGCCGTTAGGCCGCATGAGGCGGGTGGATGATACAGTTGTCAAATTACCACACTCACATTGGCACAGCCACGTTGGGCGTCCGGCCTTCTGATCTTCTACTCTTTTGATAACTGTCAATTTCCCGAATGTTTGGCCGGTAAGATCCTTGAATTTTCCCATGGTTCTACCTCTTTGTTCGTAGAATGGAATGTGGATATAGATGAGAGGCGCAGACTTGATTCGGTATCTATGCCACAGAGATCTGGCGGGTCATAGAGATTCTGCATGATTATCACCCTGGTTATAACTGCCGTAATAGACAGTGTCTTCCTCTGTGGAGCAATAGACGCCGATGCACAATTCCTGCCCCAGTTCTTTTTCAGGATTGTGTTCAACGAAGCAGACTCGCTCGTTTTCACCATCTGCTTGCACGAGGTCAATGTTGATGCAAGGGTATTCGTCCTCAGAGCATATTTTGACCTGGAGTACAGTGCCATTTGGCATGATAAGAGTGTCTGCGGGGGTCTTGGCTGTTTCCGCTACCGGCTCAAACGCAACCGGGATAAAACTGGCGGCAGAACAAAGGAAAAATTGGTTTTCCAACTGTACTACGTCGCCCACGGACAGACTGCGGCTGGTCATCGGATTTGGGCGGTCATCTCGGTTATAGAGACAATAGAACTGCTCTAAGATATAGGATGTGCGCAATTGAGGCTCCTTGGGTAGCATACCGCGGATCTCAATCTCTCCGCTGAACACAGGCATATAATACTGTGACGGGACAGGACCGGAGAAGGGCTGCTCACAGTCATACATCTTTATAAGTAGCCCGTGCTCGTGCAGAGAAGCAAACGGTGCCTGGAAAAGCGCGATTTGAACATGCTCCACTGATTCAGAAATGTCACCAGTCTGGCCCGCGCTATATGGAAATTCAGGCGTAGAACAACCAGTTTCCTGCCGCTCAGCCAAGCAACTGCGACAGATATCGCCACCGATAAAATCACTGGATGCCTGATAATGACCAGATCCCTCAGGATGCTCCCAGGTTAGCATAGCACCACAGATTTTGCAAAATACAATGTTTGGGCCTTTTGTGATGTTTTCCATTATAAATCAAACCTCCAATTTTGATTGTGCGCATGTATTTTCGTCAGTTATCGGTGTTTTTGCAAGCATATTCGTTTTTTCGCGCACGGGCCGTATCCCAATAAGGCAGATATTTCACACCGCTCAGCGTCAAATAGAAGCAGTTGCTGGTAAGACCATCGTCGATCTCTACAATTTCCCCTATTTTGACCATGACCCCCAAAAGTTCAGATGCACCTTTTCGCTTCGCCATGGAAAAGAATGCTGAAGGAGTCAAGTTTACTGTCCCAGATAACCGCACGGCGTACTGGTACCCGTCGGGAGGCGATTTGCGTTTGAGTAGGGTGTGCAAGTACCATGTGTTTGCGTCCTTGAAATCATAAACACGAAATTCACATGGCTTTTTTAGTTTTGGACACCAATTTGGCGGGTAGATTTTGGGATCTTTTTTCTTAAACATACGGTATTTCTTTCCGGCTGTGCAATACTGCTGACCAAACTGCAGCACGATATACCCTTCCTGACGGGGTTCGCCCTTGAGATAAGTCAACCGATGCGGGCACCTTGAACAGTGGAATCTCTGAATCCCTTTTGTACCCATATTAGACACCGCCTTTATTGTCTTTCTGCTTTTCAGAAGGACCGGAGGTGCCATGATTGCATTCCGGCGTTGGAAAAGGAACTCCTACAGCGAGTTTTTTCGTGTCATAGAGGTAGATGGGCTGGATCACCCAGTCCCAATTACCCGCAGAACCAGCATTGAGCCAGGCAGAGGATCGGGAGGCTTCAAACTCGTTGCTGCTGATTTGACCGTTGCCGTTATCAAAGGCGGTCAGCACATCGTCATACTCCAAGCGGCCGTGGGTACATAAGTCCTGCAACATGGACTCAATGGCCTGCCGCTGGGTTGGATAAAGAGACGGCTGTAAGAATTCCCGGTCACTGACACATTGCAACTGATAAAAGATCAGGCAGCACTCGCCGGGGACCCAACCATTCGGCTGACGCATATAGTGTTCCAGTCTGACATGGGGATCTTTGCCGTTCAGGCATGTACCAAAGATGGAGAAACCGAGGCGGTTGGGCAGGAAGGCTTTGTTATTGCTGCTGACCGCGTAGGTGCGGTCGAGTTGTGTATAACTGGGATTTTCGAACGGACCAAAGTCAGAGAACGTGATCAGCCCATCCAGATGATATCGTGGATGATTTGCCTCATGTGCGGAAAAAATCTGCGCCAAGTCGAGATATTTCATGGTACCAGTCCTTTCATTTTTAGATGATCTGAGGCTTTTATAATGAACGGGCCTTGCGGCCCGGAGCAAAGGGAATGCTTCCGAGCCGGAAGCAAATCTATATAAAAAAGTGAGCAGGGATAGGGATATCCCGCTCACTTTGTTGCCAGTGTTGGCAAAAAACAAAAATGCCATCGCCCCCAGGGTGATGGCATGGATGAAACACGGTGTACTTTGCCATATGGCACAGATACTGATATTTATAATATAACGCATTCAAGCACAAAAAGCAATCCTCGCTCGATATGGAGAGGTAATCGGATAAGGCTTGCATTTCATCTTGTGGTCAGGTATAATAATGCCATAAAGTATCCGTTGACTGTATCTACAGTCATCAGTAGTCGTGTTTCAAAGCGCCTAAAGGCAGACTTGCCTTTGGGCGCTTTTTTATATATATGGGCCTTCGGGCCACAAGGAGGGGCGCCGAGGTGCGTCCCTCTTTTCATTTCTTGTGAGGGGGGGTGAATGATTTGGAAACTGAGCCGAACGCAGTGAAAGGCAAAAAGCAGTCAGATAAAACTATCTTTGTCGTGGTCGAAGACGGGCGTGTCCAAGAAGTATACGCCTGTGCATCCTTGACCGGTGTCGAGGTTGAGATTCTGGACAAGGATGATGCCAAGGTATCTGAAGATGCCGCATGGCGCTCCACGCTCCAGCGCATCGCTGAGGTAGCGGAGCAATACACACAAATCTATTGATGAGGGATCAGGGAAAGCCTGCACAGAACAGGAGTTCCTACAGATGTTGGCTGATGCCGGCATCGAAGCCCGAACAGTCGGAGACCATACAGAGCACAATCATTGCGGGAGTATCCGAGTAGCGGATGCTCCCGCAGTCTATTAGTAAGGAGAATGGCTATGGATATCAGAGCATTGTTGAAGCAGGGCAGTTCGCTGGAAGAATTGGAGCAGTCTCTATTGGATTTGGACTCGGAATTTGACTTCAAATGCCGCCATTGCGGCAAGTGTTGTAAAAACCAAGATACCGTTTTGTTTACTGCCCGAGATATCTACAATATCGCAAAGAAACTTGGTAAGACCACAGAGCATGTCATCCAGGAGTGCGGAGAGGTATCGATTGGATATTCGTCCCGGATTCCGCTGGTCCATATGGTGCCAATTGGCCCGCAACGTCGTTGTCCATTGCTACGGGATGATGGACGCTGCAGTGTCCATGACTGCAAGCCTACAGCCTGCGCACTGTTTCCTGTAGGGCGTGTCGCATCCATTGAAGGTGTTTTGGACAAAAACATGGAGGTCACAAAAGATTGCGTCAAGGTTCGCTATGTGCTCAATGACTTTAATTGTGGGTCAGCAAAAAGGCATAACACAATCCGCAGTTGGTTGGCTAGGTTTCAGATACCGGAAGAGGATGATTTTTTCCTTGAATGGACAGTAGTAACCGCAAATCTAAGTGTGATGGTGAATAAAATGGAAAATCTCCATTTTCCATCGAGAACGCTTGAGATGGTGTGGAACATCATCTTTAGCCTTCTCTATGTTAACTATGACACGGGAAAAGAGTTTATGCCCCAGTTTGAATCGGCAGCGGAACAGCTCAACGCACTGTGCAGAAAATTTTGGAGTTTGGAAGCGGAAGAAACTGAGGACAGTTCCATCGACAAACCGAAAATGCCGGATTTATTATAAAATGGAAACGAGTGATCTGATATGGAGAATGACAGCAAAACCATGTCCGCAGATAATTGGGGTCAAATCATTCGAAAAGATGCAAGAGGTTGCTTTGTGGAGATCAAAAATGACTGTTTCCATCTGGAAAAAGTCCATCTGCAATTTGTATCCTATGATACGTCACTGCCGAAAGGTAGCCGATACACCAGTAATATCAATATCTACATTGATGTGCCAGAATTTCTCGCATTGACTCAGGAGGCTGCCTCCGGCACCCTGCATATGCGGATGCAGCAATATAAGCAGGAAAAAAAGCAGGAGCCGCTATATGAACATCTGGGCGCCACCTCGGCAAAACAGCTGGCCAAGTACGGCAAATCTCGGTCAGACGGGAAGAGCCTGTCCCGGGTCGTAAAACTGACGATCTCAAGCAAGTCCGACTACTTTCTCACTGCGGATAGCGGACCAGGGGAGGAGAACAAAACCGGACTGATTGTCCCCAAGTTTGGGGCAAACCCTGAACAGCATGTTTCTGTGATCCTCAGTTGGCGCCAGCTCAACGAACTACTGCTGACCACGGCGGAGCACTACCGCGCCTGGCTCTCTGCCAAATACACTGCGGAGTGGGGGGCAATCCATGGGCCACGGATCAATGAGCGAGAGAAAAAGTCGTCTGGACGGTCAAAAGCACAGGCACCGCCGCAGCCAGCACAAGACTCTGCATCGAGGAAACCACCGGAGCAGCCGGTGCCGCCGGCACAGCCACCTCAGTCGGTACAGCCAGCACGGCAAGTAGGATTTGCGAGTGTATTTGGCAGTATTTATGGCAGTGGAACTGGCAAGTCTGGCGCGGGTGACAGGCGGATGTTTTGATGTTATAATCATAATATCTACTCCTATGTTAAGCGACGGACAGCGATTACGCTGGAAATCAAATTGGAAGAAGGAGTCGGTATTATGAAATTCTGTCCCTATTGCGGCGCTTCCCTTGTAGGAGGCGCCGCCTCTTTTTGCGCCGAGTGCGGTAAACAAATCCCAGTACATGGGGCAAAAAGCACATCCATGCCTCCGCTTCGGAAACATCGCTCTATAGGAGCAGAAAAGCGGCAGGGCTCCCACCCCGCATCGAAGCACCCACCAAAACAGAAAAAGAACCCTATGGATATCAACTATGATGGGTACTATAACGATGTCAAGCCCATTGACGCTGGGCAGCAAAGAGACCGTTTGGATCCGGAGTTGATTAAGAAGGTCATCTTATTGGTGGCAGGGGCGCTTGGAGTCATCCTGCTGGCCATTGCATTTATGGCACTGTTGTAAAAAGGACCCCACTCTTGTGTAATAGGGCAAACGCAAATAAAGATGGGGTGAATAACATGATGTACTTATCCAAGGGATTAGCCGTTCAGAAATCAACCGAAGAATTTCGAGTGTCCCACTGCGGAAAAGTTTTTGCTTTGGGGCCGGAGATGGCGAGACTATGGACAAATGCCCAGCAGGCACCCAAGGAGGTGCCTGCCGGGAAAGAGAACTACATCCGGAGATTGGAGCAGTCCGGCTTGGCCGCCACCACGAAGGAGCGGGGGGATCTGGCACATTACCGGCTCCTGTCCGGCTGTATTATCTGTCCGGAACTCGATTCGGATACCAAACCAGTACAGACGGGTTATGACGGTCGCATTTGGACTTGGATTGAACAGGCAGGACTGCGGCTGACCGCCAGCGAATTGATCCGGCTGGAGGAGCAGGGCACAAAGCCGGTGCCTGCGCTGCTGGGAGAACAGGGCCGCCAGGAACTCACTGAGCAAATCTATTCTTCTAAAGAGTTGATCTGGGATGGAACGCTTGAATCAGAGATGGAATGGTCCCCGGCACGGGACGCCCTTGTGATGTCGTTGCTCCGTCTCCTGCGCATGGGCAGGCTTTTTTTGGTGTAGAGGAGGAAATGGGTGTGAAACAGGATGCTTGTAATATCCCACTTGCACTTCAGCACCAGATGCTGATACAGGCGGCGCTTTCTGTGCTGACACTTGTGTTGGCTGCCCTGGCGATGCTTTTCTTTTCCATAACAGTCTCCGTACCGTTCCTGTTGTGTGCGGTTTTACTGGCATTCAGTGCCTTCCGACTTTATAACATCGGGCGACGCGGGCAGTATCTTGTGCTCGAAGGCACGGTGTTGAAGTTAGAGCGTACGCCGTTGCGTCTGCGGCCTAAGGCGATGTTGATGGAAGTCGAGGGGAAAGCTCTGCTGGTCGTACTTCGCAACCGGCATATCTCAGTGCGAGAGGGAGATGCACTAACTCTTTATATTGCAGATACCGCGCCGCTTTATGAGTGGCGTGGTATCCATCGGCTGCATTCCTATCTGGCCGTTGTGCCAGCGATACGGGGAAAGGTGACGTAACAGGTATGATCTATCATATCTTCAACTACCGCATCCAGGGGAAGTGGTACCGGGATAGCGCCACCTATTCAGAAGCACAGTTTGAGCGGATCATGGAGGCATTGGACTGGAAACTGCCGGTCCATATGCAGATATACCACTATGGGAGTCCTGACCGAAAATACTACGATCTGACGAATGCGATAGTAGTCAAGCGGCCGGTTCTTTCGCTTGATCCAATGGCTTTAGCGGTTTCTCCACAGGAAAAACGTACTTCTGTATATGATAAGCAGCGGGAAATCAGTTGGCCGGTGGTTCACAGGCTGGGGCGTTTTCTGATTTGCCAGCCTGACGATGATTGGCCAAGGTTTTGCTATGCCGATGGAGATCGGTTCAGTCTGATTACCCCGATGGATATTACTCCGGTGTCTATCAAGGAAGCGATGGAATTTGTTCGCCAGAACCATCGCCACTGTTCCGCCCCGCAAGGGCATAAATTCTCCATCGGCCTAGTTGCCGGCGACGGAGCGAGAATTGGCGTTGCCATTGCCAGTATTCCAAAGGCAAGAGCGCTAAACGATGGACGTACATTAGAGTTGAA
This genomic window from Pusillibacter faecalis contains:
- a CDS encoding YkgJ family cysteine cluster protein, which encodes MDIRALLKQGSSLEELEQSLLDLDSEFDFKCRHCGKCCKNQDTVLFTARDIYNIAKKLGKTTEHVIQECGEVSIGYSSRIPLVHMVPIGPQRRCPLLRDDGRCSVHDCKPTACALFPVGRVASIEGVLDKNMEVTKDCVKVRYVLNDFNCGSAKRHNTIRSWLARFQIPEEDDFFLEWTVVTANLSVMVNKMENLHFPSRTLEMVWNIIFSLLYVNYDTGKEFMPQFESAAEQLNALCRKFWSLEAEETEDSSIDKPKMPDLL
- a CDS encoding XF1762 family protein: MIYHIFNYRIQGKWYRDSATYSEAQFERIMEALDWKLPVHMQIYHYGSPDRKYYDLTNAIVVKRPVLSLDPMALAVSPQEKRTSVYDKQREISWPVVHRLGRFLICQPDDDWPRFCYADGDRFSLITPMDITPVSIKEAMEFVRQNHRHCSAPQGHKFSIGLVAGDGARIGVAIASIPKARALNDGRTLELNRICCDPVYRHAASKLCAATIRVGKEMGYHRFVTYTLPQESGSSLRAVGFLRDGLTSARPLGWNCRNRPRRTPEKYPTGVKIRWILETG